A genomic region of Desulfatirhabdium butyrativorans DSM 18734 contains the following coding sequences:
- a CDS encoding sigma-54-dependent transcriptional regulator, with protein MSERIAVVDDETIILDRLKRTLETPSRSVSVYPAAEPFLKEHQENPFHLVLLDIRLPDMDGLAVLSRIKALSEETEVVMMTGYASIETAVEAMKQGAYHFIAKPFSLKQIRSIADSVLEKVVLRAENRSLREAMEDKESIEQIVGSGKAMQEIFELIRKVAAVDCNVLIQGPSGTGKELVARAIRALSPRRHAPFVSFNCGGFTAELINSELFGYEKGAFTGANSVKIGLLESANGGTVFLDEIGEMPLAMQVKLLQVIQEKWFYRVGGVKPIALDIRILAATNRDLKQEVELGNFREDLFFRLNVVMIRMPTLLERKDDIPLLVNHFIQRYNRAFGKSVQGISREAMNLLLSYNFPGNVRELKNIIERAVALSDTHLLQPADLPVDLQQLEFNKLPDGDELPNLEEVTRNYILSVFEKTNRNRNLTAHILGVPRTTLWRRLKEYGVA; from the coding sequence ATGAGCGAACGCATCGCCGTCGTCGACGATGAAACCATCATTCTGGATCGACTCAAACGGACACTGGAAACGCCTTCCCGATCCGTCAGCGTGTACCCTGCCGCAGAGCCCTTCTTGAAAGAGCATCAGGAAAATCCGTTCCATCTTGTCCTGCTCGATATCCGCCTGCCGGACATGGACGGCCTGGCTGTGCTGAGCCGGATCAAGGCCCTTTCCGAAGAAACCGAAGTCGTCATGATGACGGGATACGCATCCATCGAAACGGCTGTGGAAGCGATGAAGCAGGGCGCCTACCATTTCATCGCCAAACCGTTTTCCCTGAAACAGATCCGGAGCATTGCCGACAGCGTTCTGGAGAAAGTCGTGCTGCGAGCGGAAAACCGGAGCCTGCGGGAGGCGATGGAAGACAAGGAGTCCATCGAGCAGATCGTCGGCTCCGGCAAGGCCATGCAGGAGATTTTCGAGCTCATTCGAAAAGTGGCCGCCGTTGACTGCAACGTGCTGATCCAGGGCCCGAGCGGAACCGGCAAGGAGCTGGTTGCCCGGGCGATTCGGGCGCTCAGTCCCCGAAGGCATGCGCCTTTCGTATCCTTCAATTGCGGCGGATTCACGGCCGAGCTGATCAACAGCGAGCTTTTCGGCTATGAAAAAGGCGCATTCACCGGGGCCAACTCCGTGAAGATCGGCCTGCTGGAATCGGCAAACGGCGGGACGGTTTTCCTTGATGAAATCGGGGAAATGCCTCTTGCCATGCAGGTCAAGCTGCTTCAGGTCATCCAGGAAAAATGGTTTTACCGGGTGGGAGGCGTCAAGCCCATCGCTCTGGATATCCGTATCCTTGCGGCCACCAACCGCGATCTGAAACAGGAGGTGGAACTGGGCAATTTCCGGGAAGATCTCTTCTTTCGGCTGAATGTGGTCATGATCCGGATGCCGACGCTTCTCGAGAGGAAAGACGACATCCCGCTTCTCGTCAACCATTTCATCCAGCGCTACAACCGCGCTTTCGGAAAGTCGGTTCAGGGGATTTCCCGTGAAGCCATGAACCTGCTGCTTTCCTACAATTTCCCGGGAAATGTCCGGGAGCTCAAAAACATCATCGAGCGGGCCGTTGCGCTGAGCGATACCCATCTGCTTCAGCCGGCGGACCTTCCGGTCGATTTGCAGCAGCTCGAATTCAACAAGCTTCCCGACGGAGACGAGCTGCCCAACCTCGAGGAAGTCACCCGCAACTATATTCTGTCGGTCTTCGAAAAAACCAACCGGAATCGGAACCTCACGGCGCACATCCTCGGTGTTCCCCGCACCACCCTGTGGCGCAGGCTCAAGGAATATGGCGTCGCGTAG
- a CDS encoding sensor histidine kinase produces the protein MVTTIRGRLIGAFCGFFIFVFGLAFFNWYSIVTIGQKLTVSESFEDLFNDILEARRYEKNFFFYHDIESLKENLVYLDRIETIIAQCSEDIVRVIGKEEYSQFREDWTTYRTILQFAEQQELQNLPQGQADQVRNMGKRIGDFAEHLVKRKRERIHLAVNRMLGVPIAFFGVSLVLFALVGYLFFRKILRPLSLVQRTIGQVADGNFHPIDYSEKETDEISRLIHAFNQMAIELESKQEQLVQSRKIAAIGTFTAGIAHELNNPINNISLTAETFLEEYEESMTPEGRELILDMLNQAERAAEIIKNLLDFSRSEMPVMAPLDLAEVIQKTIRLVRNQTFLSGIKVNTAIEEGLPKIMGNTRNLEQIFLNLFLNAIQAMPQGGEIDLKAGLEPDNRQIRIDVKDTGTGIKPEQLEHIFEPFYTTKSVGRGTGLGLSVTYALVKKHNGHIEVQSELNVGTTFSIYLPVAPSDSVTASGQKP, from the coding sequence ATGGTGACAACCATTCGAGGTCGTTTGATCGGCGCTTTTTGTGGATTTTTCATCTTCGTGTTCGGCCTGGCCTTCTTCAACTGGTACAGCATCGTCACCATCGGTCAGAAGCTCACGGTCAGCGAATCCTTCGAGGATCTGTTCAACGACATTCTGGAAGCGAGGCGCTACGAAAAGAATTTCTTCTTCTATCATGACATCGAAAGCCTGAAAGAAAACCTCGTCTATCTCGACCGCATCGAAACGATCATCGCCCAGTGCAGCGAAGACATCGTTCGGGTAATCGGTAAAGAAGAATACAGCCAGTTTCGTGAGGATTGGACGACATACCGCACCATTCTGCAGTTTGCCGAACAGCAGGAACTTCAGAACCTGCCCCAGGGGCAGGCGGACCAGGTTCGAAACATGGGCAAGCGGATCGGCGATTTTGCGGAACACCTGGTCAAACGCAAGCGGGAGCGAATCCACCTGGCCGTCAACCGGATGCTGGGGGTTCCAATCGCCTTTTTCGGCGTATCCTTGGTGCTCTTCGCCCTGGTAGGATACCTGTTTTTCCGAAAGATTCTTCGGCCCCTTTCCCTGGTTCAGCGGACCATCGGTCAGGTGGCTGACGGCAATTTCCATCCCATCGATTATTCCGAGAAGGAAACGGACGAGATTTCCCGGTTGATCCATGCCTTCAACCAGATGGCCATCGAGCTGGAATCCAAGCAGGAGCAGCTGGTGCAGTCCCGCAAAATTGCGGCCATAGGCACCTTCACTGCAGGCATCGCCCATGAACTCAACAACCCCATCAACAACATTTCCCTGACGGCAGAAACCTTTCTGGAAGAATATGAGGAAAGCATGACGCCGGAAGGCCGGGAGCTCATCCTCGACATGCTGAACCAGGCCGAGCGCGCAGCCGAAATCATCAAGAACCTGCTGGATTTTTCCAGAAGCGAGATGCCTGTCATGGCGCCGCTCGATCTGGCGGAGGTCATCCAGAAGACGATCCGTCTGGTCCGCAACCAGACGTTTCTTTCCGGCATCAAGGTCAATACGGCCATCGAGGAAGGGCTTCCGAAAATCATGGGCAATACCCGGAACCTGGAGCAGATTTTTTTGAATCTCTTTCTCAATGCCATTCAGGCCATGCCGCAGGGGGGCGAAATCGACTTGAAAGCCGGTCTTGAACCCGACAACCGCCAGATCCGCATCGATGTAAAGGACACCGGTACCGGCATCAAACCGGAACAGCTCGAACACATCTTCGAGCCGTTCTATACGACGAAAAGTGTCGGCAGAGGAACCGGCCTTGGGTTATCGGTAACCTATGCCCTGGTCAAAAAGCACAACGGACACATCGAAGTGCAAAGCGAACTGAATGTCGGAACTACATTTTCCATTTACCTGCCGGTCGCGCCAAGCGATTCGGTCACTGCATCAGGACAAAAACCATGA
- a CDS encoding sigma-54-dependent transcriptional regulator has protein sequence MKEGWILIAEDETIARDNLHYVLLKDGYNVVSVENGQLAIEELRKREFALVMTDLKMQPVGGIEVLQAAKQLYPDIEVIVITGYATVQSAVQAMQSGAFSYLAKPYQIEEMRAQVRQAMEKRSLKAEVQSLRKQITESSQQLSLIGNSSEIEKLRQTIDQVAPTDCNILIFGETGTGKELVARTIHAKSLRADKRFVAINCGAFNEELLANELFGHEKDAFTGARNLKKGLIETASGGTLFLDEIGDMPLSMQVKLLRVLQERVLLRVGGTVEIPVDVRLIAATNKDLKQEAAQGRFRQDLFYRLNVISLFVPRLADRKDDILLLALHFLRRFSVAQGKNVAAIDDEVMEILLSYEFPGNVRELENFMERAVALAKDDTITVRELPEDIRTLTRNIRMPKRGFQTLEENEKTYIAWVLEQTEDNKTRAAEILGIDRVSLWRKLKRYGMA, from the coding sequence GTGAAAGAAGGCTGGATTCTAATCGCCGAAGACGAAACCATTGCCCGCGACAACCTGCATTACGTGCTGCTGAAGGACGGCTACAATGTCGTTTCGGTGGAGAACGGGCAACTGGCCATCGAAGAGCTGCGAAAACGCGAATTCGCCCTGGTGATGACCGATCTGAAAATGCAGCCGGTCGGGGGCATCGAGGTTCTGCAGGCGGCCAAACAGCTCTATCCGGATATCGAGGTGATCGTCATTACCGGATACGCCACGGTGCAGTCCGCCGTTCAGGCCATGCAATCGGGCGCATTCAGCTATCTGGCCAAACCCTATCAGATCGAAGAGATGCGGGCGCAGGTCCGCCAGGCGATGGAGAAGCGGTCGCTCAAGGCTGAAGTACAGTCCCTGCGCAAACAGATCACCGAAAGTTCCCAGCAACTGAGCCTGATCGGCAACAGCAGCGAAATCGAAAAACTGCGTCAGACCATCGATCAGGTGGCACCGACGGACTGCAATATTCTGATTTTCGGGGAGACCGGCACCGGAAAGGAACTGGTCGCTCGAACCATTCACGCCAAAAGCCTGCGGGCGGACAAACGTTTCGTTGCCATCAATTGCGGTGCGTTCAACGAAGAGCTGCTGGCAAACGAATTGTTCGGGCATGAAAAGGACGCTTTTACCGGAGCCAGAAATCTCAAGAAAGGGCTGATCGAGACCGCCTCTGGGGGAACCTTGTTTTTGGACGAGATCGGGGACATGCCCCTGTCGATGCAGGTCAAACTCCTGCGGGTGCTCCAGGAGCGGGTGCTGCTGCGGGTCGGAGGCACGGTCGAAATTCCGGTGGATGTGCGGCTGATCGCAGCCACCAACAAGGATCTCAAACAGGAGGCGGCTCAGGGCCGATTCCGGCAGGATCTCTTTTACCGCCTCAATGTCATTTCGCTTTTTGTACCGAGGCTTGCAGACCGAAAAGATGACATTCTGCTTCTGGCGCTGCATTTTCTGCGCCGGTTTTCGGTGGCCCAAGGCAAGAATGTTGCGGCCATCGACGATGAGGTGATGGAGATTCTGCTGAGCTACGAATTTCCCGGAAACGTCCGGGAGCTGGAAAACTTCATGGAAAGGGCGGTCGCGCTGGCAAAAGACGATACGATTACCGTCAGGGAGCTGCCGGAGGATATCCGGACCCTTACCCGCAATATCCGGATGCCCAAACGCGGCTTTCAAACGCTCGAGGAAAACGAGAAAACCTACATTGCCTGGGTGCTCGAGCAAACCGAAGACAACAAGACCCGGGCAGCGGAAATACTGGGCATCGACCGGGTGTCCCTGTGGCGGAAGCTCAAACGCTACGGGATGGCCTGA
- a CDS encoding HAMP domain-containing histidine kinase — translation MNIPRMSLNLNIRQKIVVGLTIVMVIIGSIGMISYRYLLEIEYKEHFVETADDLNSIILEIRRYEKNVLLYGSEDDMAENEKYVLQSMRLVKDITPDVREFKGASFLTRIERELERYDMLMQQVIAHRKQKTPAPIPHIEEQLRESGKVLVDLAQELVSFERQRILVIIRSLKGQLIFSMIVFFLMGVILIPFAARKIIRPLRLIEQTTHRIAKGDFRPAPVVHLRDETQQVIEAFNRMIAELEKRQEQLVEARKLASLGTLTSGIAHQLNNPLNNISTSCQIAIEELKGGDTEFLNRMLQNITQEVHRARDIVRGLLEFSRAKEFQLLPTPLKSIVERSVRLISSQVPPHIEILQEVPETLVLNLDSQRMQQVFLNLVENGVHAIGESPGWIRISAEIDPAGKQAVVTVVDSGPGIAPEAIGRIFDPFFTTKDVGKGTGLGLSMVYGIVEQHGGSIHVENREDAGACFTIFLPITDAGQGSAT, via the coding sequence ATGAACATTCCACGCATGTCCCTGAACCTCAATATCCGCCAGAAAATCGTTGTCGGTCTGACCATCGTCATGGTGATCATCGGCTCCATCGGCATGATTTCATATCGGTACCTGCTGGAGATCGAATACAAGGAACATTTTGTCGAGACCGCCGATGATTTGAACAGCATCATTCTCGAAATTCGCCGCTACGAAAAGAATGTGCTGCTCTACGGGTCGGAGGACGACATGGCGGAGAACGAAAAATACGTTCTCCAAAGCATGCGCCTGGTGAAAGACATCACACCCGATGTCCGTGAATTCAAGGGAGCGAGCTTTCTGACCCGCATCGAACGGGAGCTCGAGCGCTATGACATGCTGATGCAGCAGGTGATTGCCCATCGCAAGCAGAAAACGCCAGCCCCGATTCCGCATATCGAGGAGCAGCTTCGAGAAAGCGGAAAAGTTCTGGTCGATCTGGCGCAGGAACTGGTGAGTTTCGAACGTCAGCGGATATTGGTCATCATCCGAAGCCTCAAAGGACAATTGATCTTTTCCATGATCGTCTTTTTTCTGATGGGGGTCATCCTCATCCCCTTTGCTGCCCGAAAAATCATCCGGCCGCTCCGATTGATCGAGCAGACCACCCACCGCATCGCCAAAGGGGATTTCCGGCCTGCACCGGTCGTGCACCTGCGGGATGAGACTCAGCAGGTGATCGAGGCATTCAACCGGATGATCGCGGAACTTGAAAAACGCCAGGAGCAGCTCGTTGAGGCCAGAAAACTGGCTTCCCTGGGGACACTCACCTCCGGTATCGCCCATCAGTTGAACAATCCGCTGAACAATATTTCGACCTCCTGCCAGATCGCCATCGAAGAGCTCAAGGGCGGCGATACGGAATTCCTGAACCGGATGCTGCAAAATATCACCCAGGAGGTGCACCGGGCCAGAGACATTGTACGCGGGCTTCTCGAATTCTCCAGGGCCAAGGAATTCCAATTGTTGCCTACACCCCTGAAATCCATTGTGGAACGATCCGTCCGGTTGATTTCCAGTCAGGTTCCGCCGCACATCGAAATCCTGCAGGAAGTGCCGGAGACCCTGGTGCTGAACCTCGACAGCCAGCGGATGCAGCAGGTGTTCTTGAATCTCGTCGAAAACGGAGTACATGCCATCGGAGAGAGCCCCGGCTGGATCCGGATTTCGGCAGAGATCGATCCTGCCGGCAAACAGGCTGTAGTCACCGTCGTTGACAGCGGCCCCGGCATCGCGCCCGAGGCGATCGGCCGGATTTTCGATCCGTTTTTCACCACCAAGGATGTCGGAAAGGGAACGGGGCTCGGGCTTTCAATGGTATACGGCATCGTGGAGCAGCATGGCGGATCCATCCATGTGGAAAACCGCGAGGATGCCGGGGCCTGTTTCACGATCTTTTTACCGATCACGGACGCCGGTCAAGGAAGTGCGACGTGA
- the lon gene encoding endopeptidase La — protein MFFKKTQQREQPAPQTTESNETPSALHQKIQQAALPAPIAAAAMAELERLEKTDPSAPEYAIGLNYIDLILSLPWNTVHDIHIDLNQAERVMESQHHGLRQVKERILEYLAVRTLCSMRDFFILIVDDEPIARTNLEYVLKKEGYRVDTAGNGLEALERMKSQEFDLILTDMKMEKMDGFQLLETARKISPRTDIVLITGYATVNSAVAALKKGATHYLPKPINLDELRETIREIRGRKRALQCGRSPILCFTGPPGTGKTSIGRSIAESLERPFVRVSVAGLRDEADLRGHRRTYVGAMPGRILNEIRRVNARNPVFMLDEIDKIGQDFRGDPASVLLEILDPEQNSHFTDHYLDLPFDLSAVLFITTANGIENLPAALRDRMEVIAFTGYTETEKRQIAFRYLIPRQLQEHGLTNRGIGFSEEAVSRLIQDYTQEAGVRNLEREIAAVCRKLARICLLQESGAGGQQPDQASKADDAEPAKPIRVDEQMVVQFLGPRRYNHMSAETAGRIGVVTGLVWTEFGGEIISVEAGIMKGKEQLLLTGSLGDILRESAQTALSYVRSHAEILGIDPDFFQDRDIHIHIPAGAIPKEGSSAGLTIAMALLSLLTRRPAKPAVAMTGELTLSGTILQIAGLREKLLAAQRAGVATVIIPKANAVDLAGMDREMLERIEIVLAEDIQTLIDVVLEMQ, from the coding sequence ATGTTTTTCAAGAAAACCCAGCAGCGGGAGCAACCTGCCCCGCAGACCACGGAATCGAACGAAACGCCATCGGCGCTGCATCAGAAAATTCAGCAGGCCGCCCTGCCTGCACCGATTGCCGCTGCCGCCATGGCCGAGCTCGAACGTCTGGAGAAAACCGATCCTTCCGCGCCCGAATACGCCATCGGTCTGAACTATATCGATTTGATTCTCAGCCTGCCCTGGAACACAGTACATGACATCCACATCGACCTGAACCAGGCGGAGCGGGTGATGGAATCCCAGCATCACGGCCTCAGACAGGTCAAGGAGCGCATTCTCGAATACCTGGCGGTCCGGACCCTGTGCAGCATGCGCGATTTTTTCATTCTGATCGTGGACGATGAACCGATCGCCCGGACCAATCTGGAATATGTCCTGAAAAAGGAAGGATACCGGGTTGATACGGCGGGAAATGGACTCGAAGCCCTGGAGCGGATGAAAAGCCAGGAATTCGATCTCATCCTGACGGACATGAAAATGGAAAAGATGGATGGTTTCCAGTTGCTCGAGACCGCCCGGAAAATATCCCCCAGGACGGACATCGTTCTCATCACCGGGTATGCGACGGTCAACTCGGCCGTGGCCGCCCTCAAGAAAGGCGCCACCCACTATCTGCCGAAACCGATCAATCTGGACGAACTGCGGGAGACGATCCGGGAAATCCGGGGCAGAAAACGCGCCCTGCAATGCGGCAGAAGCCCCATCCTCTGTTTCACCGGGCCTCCGGGAACCGGGAAGACATCCATTGGACGATCAATCGCCGAATCGCTCGAAAGGCCGTTCGTTCGGGTCTCCGTTGCGGGGCTCCGGGACGAGGCGGATCTGAGGGGGCACCGCCGGACGTACGTCGGGGCGATGCCCGGCCGGATTCTGAATGAAATCCGAAGGGTCAACGCCCGAAATCCGGTCTTCATGCTCGATGAAATCGACAAGATCGGACAGGATTTCCGCGGAGATCCCGCCTCTGTCCTGCTCGAAATTCTGGATCCGGAACAGAACAGCCATTTTACGGATCACTACCTCGATCTGCCCTTCGATCTGTCCGCCGTTCTCTTCATCACGACGGCCAACGGCATCGAAAACCTGCCCGCCGCCCTGCGAGACCGCATGGAAGTCATTGCCTTCACCGGTTACACAGAAACGGAAAAGCGGCAGATTGCCTTTCGTTATCTGATTCCGAGGCAATTGCAGGAGCATGGCCTCACGAACCGGGGAATCGGGTTCAGCGAAGAGGCCGTTTCCCGACTGATCCAGGACTATACCCAGGAGGCCGGGGTGCGGAACCTGGAAAGAGAGATCGCCGCCGTATGCCGGAAACTGGCCCGGATCTGCCTGCTGCAGGAAAGCGGGGCAGGGGGGCAACAGCCGGATCAGGCATCGAAAGCAGACGATGCCGAGCCCGCAAAGCCGATTCGGGTCGATGAGCAGATGGTCGTGCAGTTTCTGGGACCGAGGCGGTACAACCACATGAGCGCCGAGACGGCCGGCCGCATCGGTGTGGTGACGGGGTTGGTGTGGACGGAATTCGGGGGGGAGATCATTTCGGTGGAAGCCGGCATCATGAAGGGAAAGGAGCAGCTTCTGCTGACCGGATCCCTCGGGGATATCCTGCGGGAATCGGCCCAGACGGCGCTGAGCTATGTGCGAAGCCATGCCGAAATTCTCGGAATCGATCCCGATTTTTTCCAGGATCGGGACATTCACATCCACATCCCGGCGGGAGCCATTCCCAAGGAAGGCAGCTCTGCAGGCCTGACCATTGCCATGGCACTCCTTTCCCTGTTGACCCGCCGCCCTGCAAAGCCGGCAGTAGCCATGACCGGAGAACTCACGTTAAGCGGGACGATCCTGCAGATCGCAGGACTCCGGGAGAAGCTTCTTGCAGCCCAGCGGGCGGGTGTGGCCACCGTGATCATTCCGAAGGCCAATGCCGTCGATCTGGCCGGAATGGATCGGGAAATGCTCGAACGCATCGAGATTGTTCTGGCAGAGGATATCCAAACACTGATCGACGTCGTTCTGGAAATGCAATAG
- a CDS encoding sulfite exporter TauE/SafE family protein: protein MHDIVQQSANFIDLNALSITFLFLVGFIGGLVSGFIGSGGAFVLTPGMMSLGVPGTVAVASNMCHKFPKAMVGAIKRFKYGQVDLKLGIVMAISAGVGVQAGIRLQQWILSTWGQAGSNLYVSLSFVVVLVVVGGYVFKDALKSSGTDGADKPAGLAKKLQGIHLPPMIHFKRANVTISLWFTVPVGFATGMLAATIAVGGFIGVPGMMYVVGVGGLISSATELVIAFLMGLAGSINWAMHGMVDIRLVLIILAGSLLGVQLGAIGTTYVKESMIKVVMATIMLIVAVSRALAVPQYLVQLNLMHLEQNTIDILGKISFVIMCIALLVGASIILGAMWKAKRAEMLLDEGIETA, encoded by the coding sequence ATGCATGACATCGTACAGCAATCGGCCAACTTCATTGATCTGAACGCCCTGTCCATCACATTTCTGTTTCTGGTGGGCTTTATCGGAGGGCTTGTCAGCGGGTTTATCGGCTCCGGCGGCGCATTTGTACTCACCCCGGGTATGATGAGCCTTGGCGTGCCGGGAACCGTGGCTGTCGCCAGCAACATGTGCCACAAATTCCCCAAGGCCATGGTCGGCGCCATCAAACGGTTCAAATACGGCCAGGTGGACCTGAAGCTCGGTATCGTGATGGCCATCTCGGCAGGCGTTGGTGTTCAGGCGGGCATTCGGCTCCAGCAGTGGATCCTGAGTACATGGGGTCAGGCCGGATCGAATCTCTATGTCAGTCTGAGCTTTGTGGTGGTGCTGGTCGTCGTCGGCGGCTATGTCTTCAAGGATGCGTTGAAATCGAGCGGAACGGACGGCGCGGACAAACCGGCGGGCCTGGCGAAAAAACTTCAAGGCATTCATCTGCCGCCCATGATTCACTTCAAAAGGGCAAATGTTACCATCAGCCTGTGGTTCACCGTTCCTGTCGGGTTTGCCACCGGCATGCTGGCTGCTACGATCGCCGTTGGCGGATTCATCGGCGTGCCCGGCATGATGTACGTGGTCGGCGTAGGTGGGCTGATCTCATCGGCAACGGAGCTGGTCATTGCCTTTCTGATGGGTCTTGCTGGTTCCATCAACTGGGCCATGCACGGCATGGTCGATATCCGGCTCGTGCTGATCATCCTGGCCGGATCGCTTCTGGGTGTGCAGCTTGGCGCCATCGGAACGACCTATGTCAAGGAAAGCATGATCAAGGTCGTCATGGCCACCATCATGCTGATCGTTGCCGTCAGCCGGGCGCTGGCCGTCCCGCAGTATCTTGTCCAGTTGAACCTGATGCATCTCGAACAGAATACCATTGACATTTTGGGCAAAATCAGTTTCGTTATCATGTGTATCGCGCTTCTGGTCGGCGCATCCATCATCCTGGGGGCCATGTGGAAAGCCAAACGGGCGGAAATGCTTCTCGATGAAGGCATTGAAACGGCCTGA
- a CDS encoding universal stress protein, with the protein MKALKRPEHLWVGINGKASGYHALKEAISIARWLHASVTAIAVAPLYEGDLDLTGVGSVRNNLYTDIETSLGCALDIADELHYPVRIAAAGGDVCDQLLEQAIDSPQTGWIVIGAGQSFSALRWLAGTPLLSIFTHSPLPVLIVPEKTAVSGEAVWLDLDRMELDSGSAALFLEGWIESSLQIAAWFGVDRLMIARPEDFPDGRLLRSILSERQEKRTLHDASGNKALLSIEAVDFPYRDTKDIFSAMEGSPPALVLIPRISSGTLNTAAPGPSLSFRVKSILGLPFGQPGQSNGIIRFPGKCRFSMAAWHTEKRLRALPCPALILTGSVCPEENPS; encoded by the coding sequence ATGAAGGCATTGAAACGGCCTGAACATCTCTGGGTCGGTATCAACGGAAAAGCATCGGGCTATCATGCCTTGAAAGAGGCCATCTCGATAGCCCGATGGCTGCATGCAAGCGTCACGGCCATTGCCGTGGCGCCGCTGTATGAAGGGGATCTCGATCTTACCGGTGTCGGATCGGTCCGGAACAACCTCTACACAGACATCGAGACATCCCTCGGTTGCGCACTCGACATCGCCGATGAGCTGCACTATCCTGTCCGGATCGCTGCAGCAGGCGGCGATGTGTGCGATCAACTCCTTGAACAGGCTATCGACTCCCCTCAAACCGGCTGGATTGTCATCGGTGCAGGCCAATCCTTCTCGGCGCTTCGATGGCTCGCCGGAACACCGCTTCTATCCATCTTCACCCACTCTCCCCTGCCTGTTTTGATCGTACCCGAAAAAACCGCCGTTTCCGGAGAAGCGGTTTGGCTCGATCTGGACCGAATGGAGCTGGATTCCGGATCGGCAGCGCTTTTTCTGGAAGGCTGGATCGAATCGTCCCTGCAGATAGCGGCATGGTTTGGCGTGGATCGGCTGATGATCGCCCGCCCGGAAGACTTTCCGGACGGACGTCTGCTGCGGAGCATCCTCTCGGAACGGCAGGAGAAACGAACGCTTCATGATGCATCCGGAAATAAAGCCCTCTTGTCCATTGAAGCGGTTGATTTTCCCTACAGAGATACGAAGGACATTTTTTCGGCCATGGAAGGCAGCCCTCCCGCCCTGGTGCTGATCCCCCGGATTTCTTCCGGAACGCTGAATACAGCAGCGCCGGGTCCCAGCCTGAGTTTCAGGGTAAAATCCATTTTGGGGCTGCCATTCGGGCAACCAGGCCAAAGCAACGGGATAATCCGCTTCCCCGGAAAATGCCGTTTTTCAATGGCAGCCTGGCATACCGAAAAACGCCTTCGTGCCCTGCCCTGTCCGGCCCTCATTCTTACCGGAAGCGTGTGTCCGGAAGAAAACCCATCCTGA
- the wecB gene encoding non-hydrolyzing UDP-N-acetylglucosamine 2-epimerase: MNICLVAGARPNFMKIAPIVRAIQARKDEGLRATIVHTGQHYDENMSDTFFRELGIPAPDYHLEAGSGSHAVQTAAIMVAFENVCEQDRPDMVVVVGDVNSTLACSIVSKKLQIAVSHVEAGLRSFDLSMPEEINRMVTDAISDLFFVTEQSGMDNLLREGKPKERIHFVGHVMIDNLLYQLGKLDAATCERFPASSLKKRLGAYLFLTLHRPSNVDDPEVFSQIADALNTISRTYPIVFPIHPRTRKCMEKFGIHFDEPIVLLEPLGFMESLYLWKDAAAVLTDSGGLQEETTALGIPCITLRNNTERPITIEMGTNVLAGNSKEGILRALEKQLGRSGSGEPKRPPLWDGHAAERIVRILARDV, translated from the coding sequence ATGAACATCTGTCTGGTGGCGGGCGCGCGACCCAATTTCATGAAAATCGCGCCCATCGTGCGGGCCATTCAAGCCCGAAAAGATGAGGGGCTTCGGGCAACGATCGTCCATACCGGACAGCATTATGACGAGAACATGTCCGATACATTCTTCCGGGAGCTGGGCATTCCGGCTCCGGATTACCATCTGGAGGCTGGCAGCGGCTCTCATGCCGTTCAGACGGCGGCCATCATGGTCGCCTTCGAAAACGTCTGTGAGCAGGACCGGCCGGACATGGTCGTGGTTGTCGGTGATGTCAATTCGACCCTGGCCTGCAGCATCGTCTCCAAAAAACTGCAAATTGCCGTAAGTCATGTGGAGGCCGGGCTTCGCAGCTTCGATCTGTCGATGCCGGAGGAAATCAACCGGATGGTGACGGATGCCATCTCGGATCTGTTCTTCGTGACCGAGCAAAGCGGCATGGACAACCTGCTCCGCGAGGGAAAGCCAAAAGAGCGCATCCATTTCGTTGGCCATGTCATGATCGACAACCTGCTCTATCAGCTTGGCAAACTGGATGCCGCAACCTGCGAACGCTTTCCGGCATCCTCCCTCAAGAAGCGGCTGGGCGCCTACCTCTTTCTGACCCTCCACCGGCCGTCCAACGTGGACGATCCGGAAGTTTTCTCCCAGATCGCCGATGCGCTCAATACCATCTCCAGGACCTACCCCATTGTTTTTCCCATCCATCCCCGAACCCGAAAATGTATGGAAAAATTCGGCATCCACTTCGATGAGCCTATCGTGCTGCTCGAGCCGCTCGGCTTCATGGAATCGCTTTATCTATGGAAGGATGCGGCGGCCGTGTTGACCGATTCCGGCGGGCTTCAGGAGGAAACGACGGCCCTGGGCATCCCCTGCATCACCCTTCGCAACAATACCGAAAGACCCATCACCATCGAGATGGGAACGAACGTTCTGGCGGGGAATTCCAAAGAAGGGATCTTGCGGGCGCTCGAAAAACAGCTTGGCCGATCGGGATCGGGCGAGCCGAAACGGCCTCCGCTCTGGGACGGGCATGCGGCGGAGCGAATCGTCCGCATTCTGGCTCGCGATGTGTGA